A window of the Candidatus Methylomirabilota bacterium genome harbors these coding sequences:
- a CDS encoding UvrD-helicase domain-containing protein: MARTSRKPAPDQAQRDAAVCERTRNVLIDAGAGTGKTTTLVDRLVEMLAPTNSVPAIAIDRLAAITFTRKAAGELRLRIRQRLLEELATTRLSAERGIRLKDALAGLDTAYVGTIHSFADRLLRLRPVEAQLSPSYEIAEDNSGLVRDTSEILLDAVQSGTLNVELAGTEAAARAQEATSTILDALNVGIPADSQETGWQPLHGLDALVAGFIGERDIPPPEKAPAFFDLAAFRAAADEYIHLATPLQETSQGTAWIIRMAERLQSLRSLDDPARLLQMLRQQLERRPHDVTKRDTFQNDEAAWKVWKRLTEADRSRSTPLLDVLCAPLHRWMATRLARLFPVVVTLYEKVKARNRALDQLDLLIKLRDLLVHDRSVRAEFQRMFDHIFVDEFQDTDPLQAEIVLFLCEREPAADRWEEVILRDSALTLVGDPKQSIYRFRRADIAMYDRTRQIVKHGGCLEVTLSANFRTVPPLINWLNDRFDHVLGTSPDGRPFDPDTGRTFQQPLVPAREGGSESAVQILPFDFSDTTRHAADEYRELEGRVLARYLRWLVEASDRQITDPLDGRPRRTRYGDIAVLAVSTWNLSLLFKWLDDEGIPYASRGGMLFLEDPLNRQFLLGLRALADRDDGVAEAALLRPPFFAVDLLDLLQERAARGEDSHDERVGRVREARELVRELRRLRFQRPVGATARDLLDRTAFARAVALSPNGAQRLARVRELCVLLEQTAASEGLDYDAATAQLRKWVDAPVQLDPPSPVGSEAVQVLTVHQAKGLEFPVVILWDGKLQWSTQLGNSAWRMERTARGWIMNLKTLSWEEPQGLGLKGTEDAYLQAERRRVIYVAATRARDLVVVPRAGSVAPGKSVCGDLLDNPNSALTHEMETYREGSAAAWARAVGEPASRSCGDATTIEQQVASRWSVACAEAVRPHYRPVSVSDQARAVALDEAWQQIEPATRKPRKGRFGSVFGSTVHQALGQLLRDRNLTVEEAVRCAAQRFGLTEHLDEAVGDVSRALDALRSEDILRPIGPDLQIEYPVAGVWGDGQLLNGYIDLVGATADRLDVIDLKTDAPPQGSVDVTYPEYVSQVRMYGRLLENTGVTASRRLRCGLLFTADGIIRWCEPLCRTNPGNC; encoded by the coding sequence ATGGCCCGCACGTCACGCAAGCCGGCACCTGATCAGGCTCAGCGCGATGCGGCCGTTTGCGAGCGCACGCGGAACGTTCTGATCGACGCCGGGGCCGGGACCGGGAAGACGACGACCCTTGTGGATCGTCTGGTGGAGATGCTCGCCCCGACCAACAGTGTACCGGCGATCGCCATCGATCGGCTGGCCGCTATCACCTTTACGCGGAAAGCAGCCGGCGAGCTCCGTTTGCGGATCCGCCAGCGCCTCCTGGAGGAGCTGGCGACGACCCGGCTGAGTGCCGAGCGTGGAATACGCTTAAAGGACGCCCTGGCCGGTCTCGATACGGCCTATGTGGGGACAATCCATAGCTTTGCCGATCGGCTGCTGCGCTTGCGACCGGTGGAGGCGCAGCTCAGTCCATCATACGAGATTGCAGAGGACAACAGTGGCCTTGTAAGGGACACATCCGAGATCCTGCTGGACGCCGTCCAGAGTGGGACGCTCAATGTGGAGCTCGCCGGCACCGAGGCGGCAGCCCGCGCGCAAGAGGCCACCTCGACGATTCTCGACGCCCTTAATGTTGGAATCCCAGCCGACTCGCAGGAAACAGGCTGGCAGCCTCTGCATGGCCTGGACGCGCTCGTCGCTGGCTTCATTGGCGAGCGGGATATCCCACCGCCGGAAAAGGCTCCCGCCTTCTTCGACCTGGCTGCGTTTCGGGCCGCCGCTGACGAGTATATCCACCTGGCAACGCCACTCCAGGAGACGTCGCAGGGCACTGCATGGATCATAAGGATGGCTGAACGCCTTCAAAGTCTGCGGAGCCTCGACGATCCAGCTCGGCTTTTGCAGATGCTGCGGCAGCAGTTGGAGCGTCGTCCGCATGACGTTACCAAACGGGACACGTTCCAGAACGACGAGGCGGCATGGAAGGTGTGGAAGAGACTCACGGAGGCCGACCGGTCTCGTTCGACGCCGCTCCTGGATGTCCTTTGCGCACCCCTACATCGCTGGATGGCAACTCGCCTCGCCCGCCTGTTCCCTGTCGTAGTCACGCTCTACGAGAAGGTGAAGGCCAGGAACCGGGCACTGGACCAACTCGACCTCCTGATCAAGCTCCGTGATCTCCTGGTGCACGACCGCAGCGTCCGCGCCGAGTTTCAACGCATGTTCGACCACATTTTTGTTGATGAGTTCCAGGATACCGACCCGCTCCAGGCTGAGATCGTTCTTTTCCTGTGCGAGCGTGAGCCGGCGGCCGACCGGTGGGAAGAGGTGATCCTGCGTGATAGTGCCCTCACGCTTGTCGGCGACCCGAAGCAATCGATTTACCGGTTCCGGCGGGCCGATATCGCCATGTACGACCGGACCCGTCAGATTGTCAAGCATGGAGGCTGCCTTGAGGTAACTCTTTCCGCAAACTTCCGAACTGTACCGCCTTTGATTAATTGGCTCAACGACCGCTTCGATCACGTGCTGGGCACCTCGCCGGATGGACGTCCCTTCGATCCCGACACAGGACGGACGTTCCAGCAGCCGCTCGTCCCTGCACGGGAGGGGGGATCAGAGTCAGCCGTGCAGATCCTGCCGTTTGACTTCTCGGATACCACTCGTCACGCTGCCGACGAATACCGGGAGCTCGAGGGGCGGGTGCTGGCCCGGTACCTGCGATGGCTTGTCGAGGCGAGCGACCGTCAGATTACTGATCCGTTGGATGGTCGGCCACGGCGTACGCGATACGGCGACATAGCGGTTCTGGCCGTTTCAACCTGGAACCTGTCGCTCCTCTTCAAGTGGCTGGACGACGAGGGGATTCCCTATGCTTCGCGTGGGGGCATGCTGTTCCTGGAGGACCCGCTCAACCGGCAGTTCCTGCTAGGACTACGGGCGCTCGCCGACCGCGACGATGGGGTCGCCGAGGCCGCACTGCTCAGACCCCCGTTCTTTGCCGTGGACCTTTTGGACCTCCTGCAGGAAAGGGCCGCTCGCGGGGAGGATTCTCACGATGAACGGGTCGGCCGGGTCCGAGAGGCGCGAGAACTCGTGCGCGAGCTCCGGCGGCTACGTTTCCAGCGACCCGTTGGAGCTACGGCACGTGATCTCTTGGACCGCACCGCCTTCGCGCGCGCTGTGGCCCTTAGTCCGAATGGCGCCCAACGGTTGGCCCGGGTTCGCGAGCTGTGCGTACTGCTGGAGCAAACCGCCGCTTCGGAAGGGCTGGACTATGACGCGGCGACGGCCCAGTTGCGCAAGTGGGTAGACGCCCCGGTCCAGCTCGATCCGCCGTCCCCGGTCGGATCTGAGGCGGTGCAGGTCCTGACCGTCCACCAGGCCAAAGGGCTCGAGTTTCCGGTTGTCATCCTCTGGGACGGTAAGCTCCAGTGGAGTACGCAGCTCGGCAATAGTGCCTGGCGCATGGAGCGTACCGCACGAGGTTGGATCATGAACCTGAAGACGCTCTCATGGGAGGAACCTCAGGGGCTTGGTCTTAAGGGTACCGAGGACGCGTACCTTCAGGCGGAGCGGCGGCGGGTCATCTATGTGGCCGCCACCCGGGCGCGTGACCTGGTCGTCGTCCCGAGGGCCGGAAGCGTCGCCCCAGGAAAATCCGTATGCGGCGACCTCCTCGATAACCCTAACTCCGCCCTGACTCATGAGATGGAGACGTATAGGGAAGGCTCCGCGGCGGCGTGGGCGAGGGCAGTCGGAGAGCCCGCCTCACGCTCCTGTGGGGACGCCACGACTATTGAACAACAGGTGGCAAGCAGGTGGAGTGTCGCCTGTGCAGAGGCCGTACGCCCGCACTACCGGCCGGTGAGCGTTTCAGATCAGGCCCGCGCAGTTGCGCTTGACGAGGCGTGGCAGCAGATCGAACCTGCCACCCGCAAGCCGCGCAAGGGGCGGTTCGGTAGCGTCTTTGGCAGCACAGTTCATCAGGCCCTCGGCCAACTGCTTCGCGATCGCAATCTGACCGTTGAGGAGGCGGTCCGGTGTGCAGCACAACGCTTCGGGCTGACTGAACATCTGGATGAGGCCGTGGGCGACGTATCAAGGGCGCTCGATGCGCTTCGGTCGGAGGACATCCTCCGCCCGATTGGTCCAGACCTGCAGATTGAGTATCCGGTCGCCGGCGTCTGGGGGGATGGACAATTACTCAATGGCTATATCGACCTTGTTGGCGCGACAGCAGACCGGCTTGATGTGATCGACCTGAAGACGGATGCTCCACCTCAGGGATCTGTTGATGTAACCTACCCCGAATATGTATCTCAGGTACGGATGTACGGCCGACTATTAGAGAATACCGGCGTGACTGCCAGCCGTCGTCTTCGATGCGGGCTTCTCTTCACCGCTGACGGCATCATTCGGTGGTGCGAGCCGTTGTGCCGCACCAACCCGGGAAATTGCTAA
- a CDS encoding PD-(D/E)XK nuclease family protein, giving the protein MIAPTRQVSAEVFWSTRDWIEAIAELPVEGPLASRTVLVPNERVAHSLRRELLCAGHPDALAGTRFLTPVIAAVEVLCGAGITFRAEEEALRKARLLALFRGGLQLEHFSLDLLRSKPGWDEAFARTVSDLEGTGLRPEDLEGPGAIPRFRDVAAVWRALDASAGQSWTDARIYLEAAVALERNPGLWPFCGPTLAPVTGHVTAVEGRFLRAIPQIALGLLVARPVRPHYLERLEALFGSPVGDALRSTIAPRSSSSERDLLVSYLFEPPAVLADPTRPRSAGPDGTVCLEEHAGVEEEIEATADWVARQILGGTPLEEIAVLVPAPDPLVGFVAERLQRLPWHDGSLPVHVAGGLPLTNTANGARVLAIIRALRAHLSGAALSDVLPALRTTSPDARHLSRGAATDLVWSLGTVGGSPARPSGALEWGTRAIEREAELEAQLVSAREAADDPEGSSLARTARDLERLLVDLRAVRPALEAMVGVATLLVENAPLDVLWPTLHTFLDEWLLQPGEGPPAHALLNEQLAAITAEADCRALTGEEALRLIEESLRSIRIPVGRFGEPAVYIGSVLETTGLVFRAVRVIGLAEGHLPPQTGEDPVISDSLRARLTVPAVEGRTTLPPTAADRALEALHAFDIVMRSAGGRIALSTPRLDVARSQREPSSALLEAAAALGRPNSATGARGAVIPDFVALQRDAFLPARRAARAFREHTPLGESAWQDGVAMGAIGMPACWNGSQALDLGRITALCNAEEAGPQDGILGIQGTPVAVPGLHPDRPLSPSALQTLLQCPYRFALSTLLGLEEPASAPPLRDIGQPIYGGLLHHVAEEFYRIHGSAFSAHQGTLKAWLPQANKVVKRLFEEFLRQYPLMGGAVQSRQHDRLQGDIHDFLKYDWGKAGSRQFVAVERTFGRPTPVELPLGRRSLFVRGRIDRLDVEQGRAVVRDLKSGRPHPRLGKETDPKPILDIQLAVYGLVTHLLADQWQIPSRISAAYVYIGRGAEERSFHDDFHQTLEPAAQAWLEVAATLLEGRLFPRTPNADDCTYCSFRPVCGNKAYERAALVLANGGKPLAGFATMKGLEAEN; this is encoded by the coding sequence ATGATAGCGCCAACGCGACAGGTGAGTGCTGAGGTCTTCTGGAGCACTCGTGACTGGATAGAGGCAATCGCCGAACTACCAGTCGAGGGCCCGCTGGCCTCTCGAACCGTGCTGGTGCCGAACGAGCGCGTGGCGCATTCACTTCGACGCGAGCTCCTGTGCGCCGGACATCCCGACGCGCTCGCCGGAACGCGATTTCTGACCCCTGTCATCGCGGCGGTCGAGGTCCTCTGTGGCGCGGGGATCACGTTCAGGGCGGAAGAAGAAGCTCTCCGGAAGGCCCGGCTGCTGGCGCTGTTCCGGGGCGGACTCCAACTCGAGCACTTTTCGCTGGACCTTCTCCGCTCAAAGCCGGGTTGGGATGAGGCGTTCGCGCGGACCGTCTCGGATCTCGAGGGTACTGGCCTGAGACCGGAAGATCTCGAAGGGCCTGGGGCAATCCCCAGATTCCGGGATGTTGCAGCCGTTTGGCGTGCTTTGGACGCGTCGGCTGGTCAGTCTTGGACGGACGCGCGGATATATCTGGAAGCCGCCGTCGCGCTCGAGCGCAATCCAGGCCTTTGGCCGTTTTGCGGACCGACGCTGGCGCCCGTCACCGGACACGTGACCGCAGTTGAGGGCCGATTCCTCCGAGCAATTCCACAGATCGCGCTGGGTCTGCTCGTCGCGCGACCGGTCCGCCCACACTACCTGGAACGACTTGAGGCGCTTTTCGGAAGTCCGGTGGGCGACGCGCTCAGGTCAACAATCGCACCTCGGTCGAGCAGCAGTGAGCGTGACCTCCTCGTATCGTATCTGTTCGAGCCCCCTGCGGTGCTGGCCGACCCCACACGTCCCCGAAGCGCCGGGCCGGACGGGACCGTCTGCCTCGAGGAGCACGCTGGCGTCGAGGAGGAGATTGAGGCCACGGCAGACTGGGTGGCCCGGCAAATCCTGGGCGGGACACCGCTCGAGGAGATCGCCGTGCTGGTACCGGCGCCAGACCCGCTTGTCGGCTTCGTCGCGGAGCGGCTCCAGCGTCTCCCATGGCATGACGGGTCCCTTCCCGTGCATGTCGCAGGGGGGCTCCCCCTTACAAATACCGCAAACGGTGCCCGCGTACTCGCTATCATCCGCGCACTTCGTGCTCATCTCTCTGGCGCTGCGCTTTCTGATGTCTTACCTGCCCTCCGAACGACTTCTCCGGATGCCCGCCACCTTTCGCGCGGAGCGGCGACGGATCTCGTCTGGTCGCTGGGTACGGTTGGAGGGAGCCCCGCACGTCCCTCGGGGGCGCTCGAGTGGGGCACACGCGCCATCGAGCGCGAGGCGGAACTCGAAGCCCAACTTGTGTCGGCTCGTGAGGCTGCCGATGATCCAGAAGGTTCAAGTCTTGCGAGGACTGCGCGCGATCTCGAGCGGCTCCTTGTTGACCTGCGAGCCGTGCGCCCAGCGCTGGAGGCGATGGTTGGCGTCGCCACACTCCTTGTCGAGAACGCCCCACTCGACGTCCTGTGGCCCACTCTGCATACATTCCTCGATGAGTGGTTGCTCCAGCCGGGCGAAGGCCCACCAGCTCATGCACTTTTGAATGAACAGCTCGCCGCGATTACGGCGGAGGCCGATTGCCGCGCTCTCACAGGTGAGGAGGCGCTGCGGCTTATTGAGGAATCACTCAGATCGATTCGGATACCGGTCGGTCGCTTCGGTGAGCCGGCGGTTTACATAGGAAGTGTTCTCGAAACCACTGGACTCGTCTTCCGGGCGGTACGCGTAATTGGTCTCGCAGAAGGACACCTTCCTCCGCAGACGGGTGAGGACCCTGTCATTTCGGATTCACTGCGAGCGAGGCTGACGGTCCCGGCGGTGGAGGGCAGAACCACCCTCCCACCGACGGCAGCCGACAGAGCCCTCGAAGCCCTCCATGCCTTCGACATCGTCATGCGCAGTGCTGGTGGTCGAATCGCCCTCTCCACTCCCCGGCTGGATGTCGCGCGGTCGCAGCGTGAGCCCTCGTCTGCGCTGTTGGAAGCCGCTGCAGCGCTTGGGCGCCCCAACTCTGCGACCGGTGCACGCGGCGCCGTCATTCCCGATTTCGTAGCTCTTCAGCGCGATGCGTTTCTCCCTGCCAGGCGCGCGGCGCGCGCATTCCGAGAGCACACACCGCTGGGGGAATCGGCTTGGCAAGATGGCGTGGCTATGGGCGCGATCGGCATGCCGGCATGCTGGAACGGGTCGCAAGCGCTTGACCTCGGGCGCATCACAGCACTCTGCAACGCTGAGGAGGCCGGGCCACAGGATGGAATCCTCGGCATCCAAGGGACACCTGTCGCCGTTCCCGGACTGCACCCCGACCGGCCGCTCTCGCCCTCAGCCCTCCAGACGCTCCTCCAATGTCCCTATCGGTTCGCGTTGAGTACCCTGCTCGGCCTCGAGGAACCAGCATCGGCGCCCCCTCTACGGGACATTGGCCAGCCCATATATGGGGGTCTTCTGCACCACGTTGCTGAAGAGTTTTATCGAATCCACGGGTCCGCCTTCTCGGCCCACCAGGGTACCCTGAAAGCTTGGCTTCCGCAGGCGAATAAGGTTGTGAAGCGTCTATTTGAAGAGTTCTTACGGCAATACCCCCTTATGGGTGGAGCAGTCCAAAGCCGGCAGCATGACCGGCTGCAAGGCGATATCCACGATTTCCTCAAGTACGATTGGGGCAAGGCTGGTTCGCGCCAATTTGTGGCCGTCGAGCGCACCTTTGGGCGACCGACCCCGGTGGAGCTGCCGCTCGGTCGTCGCTCACTTTTCGTGCGCGGCCGGATTGATCGCCTTGACGTCGAACAAGGACGAGCGGTCGTGCGCGACCTCAAGTCTGGTCGTCCTCATCCCCGCTTGGGTAAGGAGACCGATCCGAAACCCATCCTGGACATTCAACTGGCCGTCTATGGTCTCGTCACGCACCTCCTCGCCGATCAGTGGCAGATCCCGAGCCGGATCAGCGCTGCCTATGTCTACATTGGTCGAGGGGCCGAAGAGCGCTCCTTCCACGACGACTTCCACCAAACCCTGGAGCCGGCCGCTCAGGCGTGGCTGGAGGTGGCAGCCACCTTACTTGAAGGACGCCTGTTTCCACGCACGCCGAATGCAGATGACTGCACCTACTGCTCATTCCGTCCTGTGTGCGGAAATAAGGCCTACGAGCGGGCTGCTCTTGTCCTTGCCAATGGCGGCAAGCCGCTCGCAGGATTTGCCACAATGAAGGGCCTTGAGGCGGAGAACTGA
- a CDS encoding WYL domain-containing protein has product MRRSRQAIRLQGLLKALQEGEHPHVEHLAARFNVRRETIYRDLRVLEEVGFPISGDAHGVKSHPRLLAGSSITTVSIPFTIGELLAFAFAASATDSFGGTQLHDDLQTAVAKVKTHIPGRELDRLALTSPLFSPYQKGAKSYQSHRTTIATLCQAMLERRRCLVEYQSPQRDAPSRFQLDPYRLFEFHGGLYLFAFVPAHRAVITLAVERIKNLTPTDDPFTIIKGFSFEALRDKAFGVTSEEPMNVVLRFRKDQAPYIRERIWHPTQNLTELRNGDLRLSFRAGGKIEIIRWILSWGSAATVLQPKALRQLVAEELRTAGTLYR; this is encoded by the coding sequence ATGCGACGCAGCCGCCAGGCCATTCGACTTCAGGGTCTCCTGAAGGCTCTCCAGGAGGGCGAGCATCCGCACGTCGAGCATCTCGCCGCCCGCTTCAATGTGCGCCGCGAGACCATCTACCGCGACCTCCGGGTCCTGGAGGAGGTCGGCTTTCCCATCTCGGGCGACGCCCACGGCGTCAAGAGCCACCCCCGCCTGCTGGCCGGCTCATCCATAACCACCGTCAGCATTCCCTTCACCATTGGAGAGTTGCTCGCGTTTGCCTTCGCCGCGTCGGCCACGGACTCCTTCGGGGGCACCCAACTCCACGACGACCTGCAGACAGCCGTGGCCAAGGTCAAGACACACATCCCGGGACGCGAGCTGGATCGCCTTGCGCTCACCAGTCCCCTTTTCAGCCCCTATCAGAAAGGCGCCAAGTCGTACCAGTCTCACCGTACCACGATCGCGACATTATGCCAGGCGATGCTGGAGCGACGCCGCTGCCTCGTAGAGTATCAATCGCCCCAACGGGATGCGCCGTCCCGGTTCCAGCTTGACCCCTACCGGTTGTTTGAGTTTCACGGCGGGCTTTACCTGTTCGCCTTTGTCCCAGCCCACCGGGCTGTCATCACCCTGGCAGTGGAACGGATCAAGAACCTCACTCCAACCGACGACCCCTTCACCATCATCAAAGGCTTCTCCTTTGAGGCGCTTCGGGATAAGGCGTTCGGAGTCACGTCGGAGGAGCCAATGAACGTCGTCCTCCGCTTCCGGAAGGATCAAGCTCCCTACATCCGCGAGCGGATCTGGCACCCGACCCAAAATCTCACCGAGCTTCGCAATGGCGACCTGCGTCTCAGCTTTCGGGCCGGTGGAAAGATCGAGATTATCCGCTGGATCCTGAGCTGGGGCAGCGCCGCAACAGTCCTTCAGCCGAAGGCCCTGCGCCAGTTGGTGGCTGAAGAACTCCGGACCGCAGGCACACTGTATCGCTAA
- a CDS encoding type II toxin-antitoxin system RelE/ParE family toxin: protein MIRRLRHKGLRRLFQHGDVRGISPDLIEKIENILFVLNRARRFEDMNLPGFRLHRLKGNLAGFCSVSVRANWRVIFRFEEGDVYDVDLIDYH, encoded by the coding sequence ATGATTCGACGGTTGAGGCATAAGGGGTTGAGACGGCTGTTTCAACATGGTGATGTCAGGGGTATCTCCCCGGACCTGATCGAGAAAATCGAAAATATCCTGTTCGTGTTGAACCGCGCCAGAAGATTCGAAGATATGAACCTGCCAGGGTTCAGACTGCACCGGCTTAAGGGTAACCTCGCAGGCTTCTGTAGCGTGAGTGTCCGGGCAAACTGGCGCGTTATCTTTCGCTTTGAGGAAGGCGACGTATACGATGTAGATCTGATCGACTACCATTAG
- a CDS encoding HigA family addiction module antidote protein, translated as MRMKNPPHPGRIVRQECIESLGVTVTEVAKRLGVTRQALNNLVNEKAGISPEMAIRLSKAFGSSPEVWLGLQMEYDLAQAERHDAKIKVNRITVTHSATH; from the coding sequence ATGCGCATGAAGAATCCCCCCCATCCTGGAAGGATTGTCCGCCAGGAGTGCATCGAGTCACTTGGCGTGACAGTGACAGAGGTAGCGAAACGCCTTGGCGTGACGCGGCAGGCCCTTAACAACCTGGTGAACGAGAAAGCCGGGATATCTCCGGAGATGGCGATCCGGCTTTCTAAGGCCTTCGGCAGCAGCCCCGAGGTATGGCTCGGTCTACAGATGGAGTATGACCTTGCTCAGGCAGAACGACACGATGCGAAGATCAAGGTGAATCGAATTACCGTCACGCATTCTGCCACGCACTAG
- a CDS encoding TraR/DksA family transcriptional regulator, whose protein sequence is MNAHNHADIDEETRGAQILALLTERRERLAARIRQALHERREESQMRDAPGSHGWGAAPEGNISLAMVAQQQQLLAQIDAAIQRHKTGTYGRCAGCSEEIPLPRLQALPFAQRCAACQEEWEEQR, encoded by the coding sequence GTGAACGCGCACAATCATGCGGATATCGACGAAGAGACCAGAGGTGCGCAGATCCTGGCGCTGCTGACCGAACGGCGCGAGCGACTTGCCGCGCGGATCCGCCAGGCGCTCCACGAGCGGCGGGAGGAGTCGCAGATGCGGGATGCGCCGGGCTCTCACGGCTGGGGGGCGGCCCCGGAAGGTAACATCAGCCTGGCCATGGTGGCACAACAGCAGCAGCTCCTGGCCCAGATCGACGCGGCGATCCAGCGCCACAAGACAGGGACCTACGGCCGCTGCGCCGGCTGCAGCGAGGAGATTCCGCTACCTCGCCTGCAGGCCCTCCCCTTCGCCCAGCGTTGCGCAGCCTGCCAGGAAGAGTGGGAGGAACAACGGTGA
- a CDS encoding ATP-dependent RecD-like DNA helicase, with amino-acid sequence MPAQSYDTLQGTLERITYVNEENHYVVARLQVSGRRDLATIVGNLPTVTPGETLKLTGEWVQHTRYGEQFKVEAFETITPATVAGIEKYLGSGLIKGIGPVFARRLVEAFGIDTLRIIEEEPSRLLTVDGIGEVRLHRIRTAWEEQKEIREVMIFLQGHGVSSAYAAKIFKTYGKSSITIVQENPYRLAKDIYGIGFKTADRIAQAIGIEPHSPLRVEAGVIHVLNELAGEGHVYYPLDALTKASVSILEVDEDLVTQAVERLRHEERVICLPVRDRTQTGEPGPQGVAVYLASLYAAEEGVARRLQTLAEGGALPTDIDIERAILWSEQVNRLSLAEQQKEAIREALIRKLLVITGGPGTGKTTILRCILQILEKKHRRMLLCSPTGRAAKRMSEATGREAKTIHRLLEFSPKDGRFKRDHHRPLEADLVIVDEASMIDVVLMNSLLKAIPPDAGLILVGDVDQLPSVGPGAVLRDIIASSLVPVIRLSEIFRQARESQIVVNAHRINRGEMPFCADWEAQERGDCYLLAKQEALEVQAAILELASSGLPTRHRVDPLEELQILSPMQKGPIGAMQLNQVLQALLNPSGPELLRAGRLYRRGDRVMQIRNNYEKDVYNGDIGRIIKLDLEDREVTVRFDDRPVTYDFNELDELVLAYAVTIHKSQGSEYPVVIIPVHTAHYVMLQRNLLYTAITRGRRLVVLVGTKKAIAIAVKNQKIQQRYTGLVARLQNGLCVCPVGATGRSPLPSE; translated from the coding sequence ATGCCTGCCCAGTCATACGACACGCTCCAGGGGACGCTGGAGCGAATCACCTATGTCAATGAAGAGAACCACTATGTGGTGGCCAGGCTCCAGGTGTCGGGGCGTCGCGACCTGGCCACCATTGTCGGTAACCTGCCAACCGTCACGCCGGGCGAGACCCTCAAGCTGACCGGTGAGTGGGTCCAGCACACCAGGTACGGCGAACAGTTCAAGGTCGAGGCGTTCGAAACCATCACCCCCGCCACCGTGGCCGGAATCGAAAAGTACCTGGGCTCCGGCCTCATCAAAGGAATCGGCCCGGTCTTCGCCAGAAGGCTGGTGGAGGCCTTCGGCATTGACACCCTGCGCATCATTGAGGAGGAGCCTTCCCGCCTGCTGACGGTGGATGGGATCGGCGAGGTCCGACTTCACCGAATCCGCACCGCCTGGGAGGAGCAGAAAGAGATCCGGGAGGTGATGATCTTCCTGCAGGGCCACGGCGTCTCCTCCGCCTATGCCGCCAAGATCTTCAAGACCTACGGAAAATCCTCCATCACCATTGTCCAGGAGAACCCCTACCGGCTGGCTAAGGATATTTACGGAATCGGATTCAAAACCGCGGACCGAATCGCCCAGGCGATTGGGATTGAGCCGCATTCGCCCCTCCGGGTAGAGGCTGGCGTGATCCATGTCCTGAACGAGCTGGCCGGAGAGGGCCACGTCTACTACCCGCTCGATGCCCTGACGAAAGCGAGCGTCAGCATTCTGGAGGTGGACGAGGATCTGGTGACCCAGGCGGTTGAGCGGCTTCGACACGAGGAGCGGGTCATCTGCCTGCCTGTGCGTGACCGCACGCAGACAGGTGAGCCGGGGCCGCAAGGGGTGGCGGTCTATCTCGCCTCGCTGTACGCAGCGGAGGAAGGGGTCGCTCGACGCCTGCAGACCTTGGCTGAAGGCGGCGCGCTCCCTACGGACATCGATATCGAACGCGCCATTCTCTGGTCGGAACAGGTCAATAGGCTGAGCCTGGCGGAGCAACAGAAAGAGGCCATTCGTGAGGCCCTCATACGTAAGCTACTGGTCATCACCGGCGGTCCCGGCACCGGCAAGACGACCATCCTGAGATGCATCCTGCAGATCCTGGAAAAGAAACATCGCCGAATGCTCCTCTGCTCTCCCACTGGGCGAGCGGCGAAACGGATGAGTGAGGCCACGGGGCGGGAGGCCAAGACCATCCATCGCCTCCTGGAGTTCAGCCCCAAGGACGGCCGGTTCAAGCGGGACCACCACAGACCACTGGAAGCCGATCTGGTGATCGTGGACGAGGCCTCGATGATCGACGTGGTGCTGATGAACTCCCTCCTGAAGGCCATCCCTCCGGATGCCGGTCTGATTCTGGTGGGTGACGTGGACCAGCTCCCATCGGTGGGGCCTGGCGCCGTGCTGCGCGACATCATCGCGTCGAGCCTCGTACCGGTGATCCGGCTGTCCGAGATCTTCCGGCAGGCCCGGGAGAGCCAGATTGTGGTCAATGCCCACCGGATCAATCGTGGGGAGATGCCGTTCTGCGCTGATTGGGAGGCGCAGGAGCGAGGTGACTGTTACCTGCTCGCCAAACAAGAAGCTCTGGAGGTCCAGGCGGCAATCCTGGAGCTGGCGTCGAGCGGTCTGCCAACGCGGCATCGCGTGGATCCGCTGGAGGAGTTGCAGATCCTGAGCCCGATGCAGAAAGGACCGATCGGCGCCATGCAACTGAATCAGGTGCTGCAAGCGCTCCTGAACCCGTCAGGGCCGGAGTTACTTCGCGCCGGTCGCCTCTACCGTCGCGGGGACCGCGTGATGCAGATCAGGAATAATTATGAGAAGGACGTCTATAACGGCGACATTGGCCGGATTATCAAGCTTGATCTCGAGGATCGCGAGGTCACCGTCCGGTTTGACGACCGCCCGGTCACATACGATTTCAATGAGCTGGATGAACTGGTGCTCGCCTACGCCGTCACGATCCACAAGAGCCAGGGCAGCGAGTATCCGGTGGTCATCATCCCGGTTCACACCGCGCACTACGTCATGCTGCAGCGCAATCTGCTATACACGGCGATCACGCGAGGCAGGCGCCTGGTCGTCCTGGTAGGCACCAAAAAGGCCATCGCCATCGCCGTAAAAAACCAGAAGATCCAGCAGCGCTACACGGGCCTCGTGGCGCGACTGCAAAACGGTCTGTGTGTCTGCCCTGTAGGGGCGACCGGTCGGTCGCCCCTGCCTTCCGAATGA